The Lycium barbarum isolate Lr01 chromosome 9, ASM1917538v2, whole genome shotgun sequence genome has a segment encoding these proteins:
- the LOC132610953 gene encoding preprotein translocase subunit SECE1 yields MAAHPLSFSLSLPSSKLLHHNTTTTITFSIKPIHLKKPTIFKKLKTFTVPIKAIQDSNQNNTSSETDQNPPPENNKITGGDDDDVALSDVGSEIKKLMKEREEKEPDFWSGVVEEIREIEWPVFGKVLSTTGVVIGVIAGSSVVLLTLNAVLAELSDQVFAGKGVQDFFG; encoded by the coding sequence ATGGCAGCACATCCACTATCCTTCTCACTCTCACTTCCCTCTTCAAAATTACTTCACcacaacaccaccaccaccatcacctTCTCAATTAAACCCATCCATCTCAAAAAACCCACCATTTTCAAGAAACTCAAGACCTTCACTGTCCCAATAAAAGCCATACAAGATTCCAACCAAAACAACACCTCATCAGAAACAGACCAAAACCCACCACCAGAAAACAACAAAATCACCGGAGGAGATGATGATGACGTGGCGTTGTCGGATGTGGGGTCAGAGATAAAGAAGTTGatgaaagaaagagaagaaaaagaaCCTGATTTTTGGAGTGGAGTGGTTGAAGAGATAAGGGAAATTGAATGGCCAGTTTTTGGTAAAGTGTTGAGTACTACTGGTGTTGTGATTGGGGTTATTGCTGGATCAAGTGTTGTTTTGCTTACTCTTAATGCTGTTTTAGCTGAACTTTCTGATCAAGTTTTTGCTGGTAAAGGTGTACAAGATTTTTTTGGTTGA